One segment of Mycobacteriales bacterium DNA contains the following:
- a CDS encoding PP2C family protein-serine/threonine phosphatase — MDTSARGNEALGRLLDTAEDAPPVQAVEAVTRELGRALGATSVSFLIADLSGRSLVRLAHLEPGGGADGAGRQEGEESATELPFDGGPAEQALRTQTVQVVPATAGGEWTVFAPVTERGEALGLLELTLAGEPGDGDVANVLRTAHALAFVLIANRRHTDMFEWGQRTTPFTLPAEIQRRLLPSAFTCEAGAFTLSAWLEPAAHVGGDTFDYSLGRDALVLSVTDAMGHGVSSALTATLCVGSLRNTRRRGAGLVEQAAAANAALFAHTDGLGIEAFATGVLGSLDLASGALSLLNAGHVAPYLARGDTVSAVALPDGLPLGLFEDARHEQSSLRLEPDDRLVFVTDGMIERQAAAVDLVAEIRQTRALHARETTRYLADAVLAATGGELADDATLLVLDWHGGHGGRGADRTTAGGADPARASSGTAAD; from the coding sequence GTGGACACGAGCGCGCGGGGGAACGAGGCGCTGGGCCGGCTGCTCGACACCGCGGAGGACGCGCCGCCGGTGCAGGCGGTCGAGGCGGTGACCCGCGAGCTGGGCCGGGCGCTCGGCGCCACGAGCGTGTCGTTCCTCATCGCCGACCTCTCGGGCCGGTCGCTGGTGCGCCTCGCGCACCTCGAGCCGGGCGGCGGTGCGGACGGCGCCGGCCGGCAGGAGGGCGAGGAGTCCGCGACCGAGCTGCCGTTCGACGGCGGCCCCGCGGAGCAGGCGTTGCGCACGCAGACGGTCCAGGTGGTCCCCGCGACGGCGGGCGGCGAGTGGACGGTGTTCGCGCCGGTGACCGAGCGCGGCGAGGCGCTCGGGCTGCTCGAGCTGACGCTGGCCGGCGAGCCCGGCGACGGGGACGTCGCCAACGTCCTCCGCACCGCGCACGCGCTGGCGTTCGTGCTCATCGCGAACCGCCGGCACACCGACATGTTCGAGTGGGGGCAGCGGACCACGCCGTTCACGCTGCCCGCCGAGATCCAGCGGCGGCTGCTGCCGTCGGCGTTCACGTGCGAGGCCGGCGCGTTCACGCTGTCGGCGTGGCTGGAGCCGGCCGCCCACGTCGGCGGCGACACGTTCGACTACAGCCTCGGCCGAGACGCGCTGGTCCTGTCGGTGACGGACGCGATGGGCCACGGCGTCAGCAGCGCGCTGACCGCGACGTTGTGCGTCGGCAGCCTGCGGAACACCCGCCGGCGCGGCGCCGGCCTGGTCGAGCAGGCGGCCGCGGCGAACGCCGCGCTGTTCGCGCACACGGACGGCCTGGGGATCGAGGCGTTCGCGACGGGCGTGCTCGGCTCGCTCGACCTGGCGAGCGGCGCGTTGTCGCTGCTGAACGCCGGCCACGTCGCGCCGTACCTCGCGCGCGGCGACACGGTGTCCGCCGTCGCGCTGCCCGACGGGCTGCCGCTCGGGCTGTTCGAGGACGCGCGGCACGAGCAGTCGTCGCTGCGACTCGAGCCGGACGACCGGCTGGTCTTCGTGACCGACGGGATGATCGAGCGCCAGGCGGCGGCCGTCGACCTGGTCGCCGAGATCCGGCAGACCAGGGCGCTGCACGCGCGGGAGACGACGCGCTACCTCGCCGACGCCGTCCTCGCGGCGACGGGCGGGGAGCTCGCCGACGACGCGACGCTGCTCGTCCTGGACTGGCACGGCGGCCACGGCGGACGGGGTGCGGACCGCACCACCGCGGGGGGCGCCGACCCCGCGCGGGCGAGCAGCGGGACCGCGGCGGACTGA
- a CDS encoding EAL domain-containing protein, whose product MTQERQLSAVLSEFARTMVTDFPIQAILDRLVERIVDVLPVTAAGVTLISPGKNPHYVAASNDAALEFETLQTETGRGPCVVAYQTGVAVSIPDLLTDPRFPEFSAAAAGARVAAVFTFPLRHDDGRLGALDLYRDTPGPLAPDDMAAAQTLADVAAAYLLNAQARQDAREAADRLRASTLHDALTGLPNRVLLQQRLAHAADRARRSHTEAAVLFADLDGFKQVNDTYGHPVGDALLIAVAARLSTLLRPGDTLARVSGDEFVILCEDLRAASDIEELANRIDSAFTTPFVVADGGTTQVEISISASVGMAFSGHAEDITRNLVRDADIAMYQAKRKGGGAHQVIDLTEAHRSADLRALQQDLRAAFSHDALAVSYQPIVRAGSGEVTGVEALLRWTHPSRGAVPAPAMVGIAEESSLIVDIGAWVLDRGCRDHMRWLREHPDTPLDLAVNVSVRQLMGPGFRDTVAAALDRTGMRPSHLILEMTEGMFLDDSARATTVFADLKSLGVRLALDDFGTGYSSLNYLRRFPVDIVKIDQGFVADIGEQHTGSEIVAAVTRLAHALGLSVTAEGVETAAQHDAVVAIGCESAQGFHYAPALTFEELSARLWAHPPGLLHLPAPRRR is encoded by the coding sequence ATGACACAGGAGCGGCAGCTCTCAGCGGTGCTGAGCGAGTTCGCGCGCACCATGGTCACCGACTTCCCCATCCAGGCGATCCTCGACCGCCTGGTCGAACGCATCGTCGACGTGCTGCCCGTCACCGCCGCCGGCGTGACGCTGATCTCCCCCGGGAAGAACCCGCACTACGTCGCCGCCTCGAACGACGCCGCCCTGGAGTTCGAGACGTTGCAGACCGAGACGGGCCGGGGTCCCTGCGTCGTCGCGTACCAGACCGGCGTGGCGGTCAGCATCCCGGACCTCCTGACCGACCCGCGCTTCCCGGAGTTCTCGGCCGCCGCCGCGGGTGCCCGGGTGGCCGCGGTGTTCACGTTCCCGCTGCGGCACGACGACGGCCGGCTCGGCGCGCTGGACCTGTACCGCGACACCCCCGGCCCGCTGGCGCCGGACGACATGGCGGCGGCGCAGACGCTCGCGGACGTCGCCGCCGCCTACCTGCTGAACGCGCAGGCCCGCCAGGACGCGCGCGAGGCCGCGGACCGCCTCCGCGCGAGCACGCTGCACGACGCCCTCACCGGGCTGCCGAACCGGGTGCTGCTCCAGCAGCGCCTCGCCCACGCGGCGGACCGCGCGCGCCGCTCGCACACCGAGGCCGCGGTGCTGTTCGCGGACCTCGACGGCTTCAAGCAGGTCAACGACACGTACGGCCACCCGGTCGGCGACGCGCTGCTCATCGCGGTGGCGGCGCGGCTGTCCACCCTGCTGCGCCCCGGCGACACCCTGGCCAGGGTCTCCGGCGACGAGTTCGTGATCCTGTGCGAGGACCTGCGCGCCGCCTCCGACATCGAGGAGCTCGCGAACCGCATCGACAGCGCGTTCACCACGCCGTTCGTGGTGGCGGACGGGGGCACCACGCAGGTCGAGATCAGCATCAGCGCCAGCGTCGGCATGGCCTTCTCCGGCCACGCGGAGGACATCACCCGCAACCTGGTCCGCGACGCCGACATCGCGATGTACCAGGCCAAGCGCAAGGGCGGCGGCGCCCACCAGGTCATCGACCTGACCGAGGCCCACCGGTCCGCCGACCTCCGGGCGCTCCAGCAGGACCTCCGCGCGGCGTTCTCCCACGACGCCCTGGCGGTGTCGTACCAGCCGATCGTGCGCGCCGGCAGCGGCGAGGTCACCGGCGTCGAGGCGCTGCTGCGCTGGACCCACCCGAGCCGCGGCGCCGTTCCGGCTCCCGCGATGGTGGGCATCGCCGAGGAGAGCTCGCTGATCGTCGACATCGGCGCGTGGGTCCTCGACCGCGGCTGCCGCGACCACATGCGCTGGCTGCGGGAGCACCCGGACACGCCCCTGGACCTGGCCGTGAACGTGTCGGTGCGCCAGCTCATGGGCCCCGGGTTCCGCGACACCGTCGCCGCGGCGCTCGACCGCACGGGGATGCGGCCGTCGCACCTGATCCTGGAGATGACCGAGGGCATGTTCCTGGACGACAGCGCGCGCGCCACGACGGTGTTCGCCGACCTCAAGAGCCTCGGCGTGCGGCTCGCGCTGGACGACTTCGGGACCGGCTACTCCTCGCTGAACTACCTGCGCCGCTTCCCGGTGGACATCGTGAAGATCGACCAGGGGTTCGTCGCCGACATCGGCGAGCAGCACACCGGCAGCGAGATCGTCGCGGCGGTCACCAGGCTCGCGCACGCCCTCGGGCTGAGCGTCACCGCCGAAGGCGTGGAGACCGCCGCGCAGCACGACGCCGTCGTCGCGATCGGCTGCGAGTCCGCGCAGGGCTTCCACTACGCCCCGGCGCTGACGTTCGAGGAGCTCAGCGCCCGGCTGTGGGCGCACCCGCCGGGGCTGCTGCACCTGCCCGCTCCGCGGCGCCGTTAG
- a CDS encoding GAF and ANTAR domain-containing protein, with protein sequence MTDDDVTRGPAVADREQALADIFVLLADTLVDDYDVVDLLDQLTRACVDLLGVKAAGLLLDDQKGNLAVVASSSDEIRLLEVFQLQTNEGPCLDCVRTGTSVACADLDAERARWPRFVPAALAAGFGSVAAMPMRLRDQVIGALNVFHARAEPVSAKDQRLAQALADVATIGILQRRSAHRSSAMAEQLQHALNSRVVIEQAKGVLAERFAVDMDTAFESLRRYARDHNLKLTETAYAVTRGAIALDTLSVPPS encoded by the coding sequence ATGACCGACGACGACGTCACCCGCGGGCCCGCCGTCGCGGACCGGGAGCAGGCGCTCGCCGACATCTTCGTGCTGCTCGCCGACACCCTCGTCGACGACTACGACGTCGTCGACCTGCTCGACCAGCTCACCCGCGCCTGCGTGGACCTGCTCGGCGTCAAGGCCGCCGGGCTGCTGCTCGACGACCAGAAGGGCAACCTCGCGGTCGTCGCCTCGTCCAGCGACGAGATCCGGCTGCTGGAGGTCTTCCAGCTCCAGACCAACGAAGGGCCGTGCCTGGACTGCGTCCGGACCGGGACCTCCGTCGCCTGCGCGGACCTCGACGCGGAGCGGGCGCGCTGGCCGAGGTTCGTCCCCGCCGCGCTCGCGGCCGGCTTCGGCTCCGTCGCCGCGATGCCGATGCGGCTGCGCGACCAGGTCATCGGGGCGCTCAACGTCTTCCACGCCCGCGCCGAGCCGGTGTCGGCGAAGGACCAGCGCCTCGCCCAGGCGCTCGCCGACGTGGCGACCATCGGCATCCTGCAACGGCGCTCCGCGCACCGCAGCTCGGCGATGGCCGAGCAGCTCCAGCACGCGCTGAACAGCCGCGTCGTCATCGAGCAGGCGAAGGGCGTGCTCGCCGAGCGGTTCGCCGTCGACATGGACACGGCGTTCGAGTCGCTGCGCCGGTACGCCCGCGACCACAACCTCAAGCTCACCGAGACCGCCTACGCCGTCACCCGCGGCGCCATCGCCCTGGACACCCTGTCCGTCCCGCCGTCCTGA
- a CDS encoding ANTAR domain-containing protein, translating into MTVDREGWARRLAATAAERADRPRRICTLCVETLDVTGAGISMMTAAGNRGVVYATDDVSARIEDLQFTLGEGPAFDAVRSGAPVLVPDLAGPDDAVAGRWPAFTEGAAAAGVRAVFAFPLRIGVMGVGALDLYRDAGGDLDGDHVTAASMAADVAALALLDLDLGRDDPFADDPDARSTYQLQVHQATGMLQVQLGVTTEEAFAMLRARAFAAEQPLVAVATDVVERRLRFSKEER; encoded by the coding sequence GTGACCGTGGACCGGGAGGGCTGGGCGCGGCGGCTGGCGGCGACGGCCGCCGAACGCGCCGACCGGCCACGCCGGATCTGCACCCTCTGCGTCGAGACGCTCGACGTCACCGGCGCCGGGATCTCGATGATGACGGCGGCCGGCAACCGCGGCGTCGTCTACGCGACCGACGACGTGTCCGCGCGGATCGAGGACCTCCAGTTCACCCTCGGCGAGGGGCCGGCCTTCGACGCGGTGCGCTCGGGCGCCCCCGTCCTCGTCCCGGACCTCGCCGGGCCGGACGACGCCGTGGCCGGGCGGTGGCCGGCGTTCACCGAGGGGGCGGCGGCGGCCGGCGTGCGGGCGGTGTTCGCGTTCCCGCTGCGCATCGGGGTCATGGGCGTGGGCGCGCTCGACCTCTACCGGGACGCGGGCGGCGACCTCGACGGCGACCACGTCACGGCCGCGTCGATGGCCGCCGACGTCGCCGCGCTCGCGCTGCTGGACCTCGACCTCGGCCGCGACGACCCGTTCGCGGACGACCCGGACGCGCGCTCCACCTACCAGCTCCAGGTGCACCAGGCCACCGGGATGCTCCAGGTGCAGCTCGGCGTCACCACGGAGGAGGCGTTCGCGATGCTGCGCGCGCGGGCATTCGCCGCGGAGCAGCCACTGGTGGCCGTCGCGACCGACGTCGTGGAACGCCGTCTGCGCTTCTCGAAGGAGGAACGATGA